In Thermodesulfobium sp. 4217-1, a single genomic region encodes these proteins:
- the rplW gene encoding 50S ribosomal protein L23, with the protein MFDPYRYVIKPVVTEKSTDLAGKFNQYTFIVSKDANKTSIRLSIEEIFKVKVKDLKVINVKGKPKRMGKNAGLTSSFKKAVITLMPGNKIEIFEGVQ; encoded by the coding sequence ATGTTTGATCCATATCGTTACGTAATTAAACCTGTAGTTACTGAAAAGAGTACAGATTTGGCTGGAAAGTTTAATCAATATACTTTTATTGTAAGTAAAGATGCAAATAAGACTTCTATTAGATTGTCTATTGAAGAGATCTTTAAAGTAAAAGTTAAGGATTTAAAGGTAATTAACGTTAAAGGTAAACCTAAAAGAATGGGAAAAAATGCTGGTCTAACCTCTTCTTTTAAGAAGGCCGTAATAACTCTAATGCCTGGAAACAAGATTGAGATTTTTGAAGGCGTTCAATAG